In Coffea eugenioides isolate CCC68of unplaced genomic scaffold, Ceug_1.0 ScVebR1_2097;HRSCAF=3063, whole genome shotgun sequence, a single window of DNA contains:
- the LOC113756223 gene encoding putative calcium-transporting ATPase 13, plasma membrane-type — MPSIVDANLSCINLVVHLSKLNNTKKKWGSAFLTICCSRAFKNVPSRRKSKILPVPSDTVTIDIAEVHPCPCKVDQTTLTKLVKEKSLGQLDQLGGIQGIATSLNTEVQHGLNGHDAEDILRRIEAFGSNTYRKPPKKGFFHFVWEAFQDPTIAILLACAALSLSFGIKENGPKEGWYDGGSIFVAVFLVISVSAISNFRQSRQFEKLSKVSSNIPVEVVRNGRRQQISIFEIVVGDVVRLKIGDQVPADGLFLEGHSLRIDESSMTGESDHLEVNQNQNPFLTSGTKVADGYGQMLVTSVGMNTTWGEMMSSVSQDSNEKTPLQSRLNKLTSAIGKVGLAVAFLVLLVLLVRYFTGHTKDANGIKEYNGSKTKADDVINAVVKIIAAAVTIVVVAIPEGLPLAVTLTLAYSMKRMMADQAMVRKLSACETMGSATTICTDKTGTLTLNRMTVTKFWLGKESVEKDSYLSISTNVLKLLREAVSLNTTGSVYRSINLGTKGLEFSGSPTEKAILSWAVMELNMDMERVKQNCSILHVEAFNSQKKRSGVLMKKMVDNSTHVHWKGAAEMILAMCSHYYNLEGEVTLLDHLERKKFEEIIQGMAASSLRCIAFAHKQITEANDASGEIQQTLEDRNLILLGIVGLKDPCRPGVKKAVEDCQYAGVKIKMITGDNVFTARAIATECGILRPDLEANDELVVEGVEFRNYTDEERMEKVDKIVVMARSSPFDKHLMVKCLKEKGHVVAVTGDGTNDAPALKEADIGLSMGIQGTEVAKESSDIVILDDNFASVATVLTWGRCVYSNIQKFIQFQLTVNVAALVINFVAAISAGEVPLTAVQLLWVNLIMDTLGALALATERPTKDLMDKPPVGRTEPLITNIMWRNLMSQALYQIAVLLTLQFKGKSIFGVSEMVNATLIFNTFVLCQVFNEFNARKLESKNVFEGIHRNKLFLGIIGVTIILQVVMVEFLKRFANTERLNWGQWGACIGIAAASWPIGWIVKYIPVPDRPVFSYLKWKKFVEICQLFL, encoded by the coding sequence ATGCCTTCAATAGTTGATGCAAATTTGTCCTGCATTAACCTGGTTGTGCACCTTAGTAAACTGAACAATACCAAAAAGAAATGGGGCTCTGCTTTTCTGACCATATGTTGTTCAAGGGCCTTCAAAAATGTTCCAAGTCGTAGAAAGAGCAAGATTTTACCAGTACCTTCAGACACGGTTACTATCGATATTGCCGAAGTTCATCCCTGCCCTTGCAAGGTTGATCAGACAACTCTAACAAAGCTTGTCAAGGAGAAAAGCCTTGGTCAGCTTGATCAATTAGGTGGTATTCAAGGTATAGCTACTTCTCTCAATACTGAAGTTCAGCATGGATTAAATGGTCATGATGCCGAAGATATTTTACGCAGAATTGAAGCCTTTGGTAGCAACACATATCGTAAGCCTCCCAAAAAGGGATTCTTCCATTTTGTTTGGGAAGCTTTTCAAGATCCTACAATTGCCATTCTTTTGGCATGTGCTGCATTATCACTTAGTTTTGGCATAAAAGAGAATGGTCCAAAAGAAGGATGGTATGATGGTGGAAGTATATTTGTTGCTGTTTTTCTTGTCATTTCTGTTTCAGCTATCAGTAATTTTAGGCAGAGCCGGCAATTTGAGAAGCTTTCCAAGGTCAGCAGCAATATCCCAGTTGAAGTTGTGAGAAATGGCAGGAGACAGCAAATTTCAATCTTTGAAATTGTTGTCGGAGACGTTGTTCGCTTGAAGATTGGTGATCAGGTACCTGCTGATGGATTATTCTTGGAGGGGCATTCCTTACGCATTGATGAATCAAGCATGACTGGAGAAAGTGATCATCTAGAAGTTAATCAAAACCAGAATCCATTCTTGACTTCTGGTACCAAAGTAGCCGATGGATATGGTCAGATGCTTGTTACTTCTGTTGGAATGAACACAACTTGGGGGGAAATGATGAGCTCTGTTAGCCAGGACTCCAATGAGAAAACTCCTCTTCAATCGCGCCTCAATAAGCTAACTTCAGCAATTGGTAAAGTTGGTTTAGCAGTTGCTTTCTTAGTTCTTTTGGTGCTATTAGTTCGCTACTTCACTGGTCATACAAAGGACGCAAATGGAATCAAGGAGTACAATGGCAGCAAAACAAAGGCTGATGATGTGATCAATGCTGTGGTGAAAATTATTGCTGCAGCCGTAACAATTGTAGTTGTTGCAATTCCAGAAGGTTTGCCTCTGGCTGTAACACTTACACTTGCTTACTCGATGAAGAGAATGATGGCTGATCAAGCAATGGTGAGAAAGCTTTCTGCTTGTGAAACAATGGGCTCTGCTACAACCATCTGTACAGACAAAACAGGTACTCTTACTCTAAATAGAATGACAGTAACAAAATTTTGGCTGGGCAAGGAATCAGTAGAGAAAGATAGCTACCTTTCTATCTCAACCAATGTTCTTAAATTGCTTCGTGAAGCTGTGAGCCTAAACACAACAGGAAGTGTTTATAGGTCGATTAATTTAGGAACTAAGGGCCTCGAGTTCTCAGGAAGTCCTACTGAGAAAGCAATTCTGTCTTGGGCTGTGATGGAATTAAATATGGACATGGAGCGAGTAAAACAGAATTGCTCCATTCTTCATGTCGAAGCATTCAATTCACAGAAGAAAAGAAGTGGAGTGTTGATGAAGAAAATGGTGGATAACTCGACTCATGTCCACTGGAAAGGAGCTGCTGAAATGATACTAGCTATGTGCTCGCATTACTACAACCTTGAAGGAGAAGTCACATTACTGGATCATCTTGAGAggaagaaatttgaagaaataatACAGGGCATGGCTGCCAGCAGTCTGAGATGCATTGCATTTGCTCACAAGCAAATTACAGAAGCCAATGATGCCAGTGGAGAAATACAGCAAACATTAGAAGACAGAAACTTGATCCTTTTGGGGATTGTAGGCCTAAAGGATCCCTGTCGCCCCGGTGTGAAGAAAGCTGTGGAAGATTGTCAATATGCTGGTGTGAAGATCAAAATGATCACTGGCGACAATGTCTTCACTGCAAGAGCAATAGCCACTGAATGTGGAATACTTAGGCCCGATCTTGAGGCTAACGATGAATTGGTGGTAGAAGGTGTCGAATTTCGCAACTACACAGATGAGGAACGGATGGAAAAAGTTGATAAAATTGTTGTAATGGCGAGATCGTCTCCTTTTGACAAGCATCTCATGGTGAAATGCTTAAAAGAGAAAGGTCATGTTGTAGCAGTGACTGGAGATGGAACAAACGACGCGCCAGCATTGAAAGAAGCTGATATAGGACTTTCTATGGGGATTCAGGGCACTGAAGTCGCCAAGGAGAGTTCAGATATTGTCATTTTGGATGACAATTTTGCTTCTGTTGCCACAGTGCTTACATGGGGAAGGTGTGTGTACAGCAATATCCAGAAATTTATTCAGTTCCAACTCACAGTGAATGTGGCAGCTCTAGTGATCAACTTTGTAGCAGCAATTTCAGCTGGAGAAGTACCATTAACAGCAGTTCAACTCTTGTGGGTAAATCTCATCATGGATACTCTTGGAGCCTTAGCGCTAGCAACAGAAAGACCAACAAAGGATCTGATGGACAAGCCTCCGGTGGGGCGTACTGAACCCCTCATCACCAACATCATGTGGAGGAACTTAATGTCTCAAGCCTTGTATCAGATAGCAGTTTTGCTGACATTACAGTTCAAAGGAAAATCAATCTTTGGTGTTAGCGAAATGGTAAACGCTACGTTGATCTTCAACACTTTTGTTCTTTGCCAAGTGTTCAATGAGTTCAACGCAAGGAAACTTGAGAGTAAGAATGTGTTTGAGGGGATACACAGGAACAAGTTGTTCTTGGGAATTATTGGAGTAACAATTATTCTTCAAGTGGTGATGGTGGAATTTTTGAAGAGATTTGCTAATACAGAGAGGTTGAATTGGGGGCAATGGGGAGCTTGTATAGGAATTGCAGCTGCATCCTGGCCAATTGGCTGGATTGTTAAGTACATACCTGTTCCGGACAGACCAGTGTTCAGCTATCTCAAGTGGAAGAAATTCGTTGAAATATGTCAACTTTTCCTATAG